A genomic stretch from Aedes albopictus strain Foshan chromosome 2, AalbF5, whole genome shotgun sequence includes:
- the LOC109416132 gene encoding uncharacterized protein LOC109416132, with protein sequence MKSSTTQIVFVVLVFGVLVIYGQADSPSNGTAFEEVIVETSLYVSRPSTVLRRQQLRAQEKGDSRVKRDISHSTDHANSNLKSNALNPAAGHQKQSKDNFIQSFFDKGFNNGASKAEQRAFYKQKPVLAATKPAGNHLV encoded by the exons ATGAAAAGTTCAACTACGCAAATCGTGTTTGTGGTTTTGGTTTTCGGAGTTTTGGTCATTTATGGCCAAGCTGATTCTCCGTCCAATGGAACCGCCTTCGAAGAAGTGATTGTCGAGACATCGCTCTACGTAAGCAGGCCAAGCACGGTGCTTCGACGTCAGCAGCTGAGAGCACAGGAGAAAGGTGACTCTCGAGTGAAGCGCGATATCAG CCATTCGACGGACCACGCGAATTCAAACCTGAAATCAAATGCCCTGAATCCCGCTGCCGGTCATCAAAAGCAGTCCAAAGACAACTTTATTCAATCGTTTTTCGACAAAGGCTTCAATAATGGCGCTTCGAAAGCAGAGCAACGTGCTTTCTACAAACAAAAACCG GTATTAGCGGCGACGAAACCGGCCGGTAATCATCTTGTTTGA